From Rudanella lutea DSM 19387, a single genomic window includes:
- a CDS encoding penicillin acylase family protein produces the protein MRIAPVIVFFLSVFSLTPRSFAQLQKPVEVIRDRWGVNHIYAQTEHDLFYAQGYCAAQDRLFQLEIWRRQATGTVAELLGPQELKRDQGARLFRFRTTPQTLDAELNHYHPRGSTIIRAFVEGINAYITEIRKTPDKLPFEFKVLKTEPGLWTPEIVISRHQGLLSNVRDELNFGRLVHLIGAEKLRQLQWFHPTPTPDREPNLTLQIDGAQLMQPILELYDAFRLPLKFTPPTDTRQASAGPVTDSPRIPNLHFTPSPEVEDWFDTEKTMVGSNNWVVDGRHSVSGYPMLANDPHRAQSAPSLRYWVHLHGAGWNVVGAGEPTLPGVSIGHNEYGAWGLTIFETDNEDLYVYETNPRNPNQYRYKGRWESMRLIRDTIRVKGGQAVPVILKYTRHGPVTFEDTQNHKAYAVRAGWLEKGCAPYLASLRMNEARNWTEFRQACAYSRIPGENMIWAGRPSAGRPSASGPVPGQATTKGDIGWQAVGISPIRPAVGGQSWTGLVPVPGDGRYEWNGYLPIQKLPNKLNPPEGYVATANNNLTPIDFPDRNAIGWVWAGPSRAHRIEEVLNNGERKTLTDFARLQADYLSIPARTLVPLLGPLVADDSRTEQASSYLRKWNYQLEPGSVAASIYVAWETQLRQALYQTMVPERARPYLRSLPTKRILDWLSLPLIPVPDSTGGPLRLINRDSLLLTCLDQAVSTLTKRLGGDMDEWQYGQRANKHISLTHPLSALVSEDERKRINLGPIPRGGYSETVNNTGNNLNQEHGASFRILVDTEDWDRTLGINSPGQSGDPASPHYRDLFELWGQNGYFPVFFSREKVKAAAEKTTVLKTNR, from the coding sequence ATGCGTATTGCCCCGGTTATCGTCTTTTTTCTGAGCGTTTTTAGCCTCACTCCCCGCTCGTTTGCCCAGCTTCAGAAACCCGTAGAAGTGATCCGCGACCGTTGGGGGGTAAATCACATCTACGCCCAAACAGAGCACGATCTGTTTTACGCACAGGGCTACTGTGCCGCGCAGGATCGGTTGTTTCAGCTGGAGATCTGGCGCAGGCAGGCTACCGGCACCGTTGCCGAGTTACTGGGACCGCAGGAACTCAAGCGCGATCAGGGCGCCCGGCTGTTTCGGTTCCGAACCACCCCGCAAACGCTCGACGCCGAGCTGAATCATTACCACCCACGGGGCTCAACCATTATACGGGCCTTTGTAGAAGGCATCAACGCCTACATCACCGAGATTCGGAAAACGCCCGATAAACTGCCTTTTGAATTTAAAGTCCTCAAAACCGAACCGGGTCTCTGGACGCCCGAAATCGTAATTAGCCGACATCAGGGCCTGTTGAGCAACGTACGCGATGAACTTAATTTCGGGCGGTTGGTCCACCTGATCGGGGCCGAAAAATTGCGTCAGCTGCAATGGTTTCACCCAACGCCCACACCCGACCGCGAGCCCAACCTGACCCTCCAGATCGACGGGGCGCAACTGATGCAACCCATTCTGGAGCTGTACGACGCGTTTCGGCTTCCGCTTAAGTTTACTCCACCCACCGACACCCGACAGGCATCCGCCGGGCCCGTAACCGATTCACCCCGGATACCCAATCTACACTTCACGCCCTCGCCCGAAGTAGAAGACTGGTTTGATACCGAAAAAACGATGGTTGGCTCCAACAACTGGGTGGTCGATGGACGGCACTCGGTGAGCGGCTATCCCATGCTAGCCAACGACCCGCACCGCGCGCAGTCGGCCCCATCCTTGCGGTACTGGGTGCACCTGCATGGGGCGGGCTGGAACGTAGTGGGTGCGGGCGAACCTACCTTACCCGGTGTGTCTATCGGCCACAACGAATACGGTGCCTGGGGGCTTACCATTTTCGAAACCGACAACGAAGACCTGTACGTGTACGAAACCAACCCCCGGAATCCCAACCAATACCGGTACAAGGGCCGTTGGGAATCGATGCGCCTTATTCGCGACACCATCCGGGTCAAAGGAGGGCAAGCCGTACCCGTGATTTTGAAATACACCCGGCACGGGCCCGTTACGTTTGAAGATACCCAAAACCACAAAGCCTATGCCGTACGGGCGGGTTGGCTCGAAAAAGGATGTGCGCCCTATCTGGCCAGTCTGCGCATGAATGAGGCCCGCAACTGGACCGAGTTTCGGCAAGCGTGCGCCTACAGCCGCATCCCCGGCGAAAACATGATCTGGGCTGGGCGGCCATCCGCGGGGCGACCTTCTGCCAGTGGACCGGTGCCGGGTCAAGCAACCACCAAAGGCGATATTGGCTGGCAGGCCGTGGGAATCTCGCCTATTCGGCCCGCCGTGGGTGGCCAAAGCTGGACCGGGCTGGTACCGGTACCCGGCGATGGGCGCTACGAATGGAACGGCTACCTACCAATTCAGAAACTGCCCAACAAGCTAAATCCGCCCGAGGGCTACGTGGCCACGGCCAATAACAACCTCACGCCCATTGATTTTCCCGACCGCAATGCTATCGGGTGGGTGTGGGCGGGGCCATCGCGGGCGCACCGGATTGAGGAAGTTCTGAACAACGGGGAGCGCAAAACCCTGACCGATTTTGCCCGGCTACAGGCCGATTATCTATCTATTCCGGCACGCACGCTGGTGCCCTTGCTCGGCCCACTCGTAGCCGACGATTCCCGCACCGAACAGGCAAGCAGCTATCTCCGCAAATGGAACTACCAACTGGAGCCGGGCTCGGTAGCGGCCTCAATCTACGTGGCCTGGGAAACCCAGCTACGGCAGGCGCTGTACCAGACTATGGTTCCTGAACGGGCGCGGCCTTACCTGCGCTCGCTGCCCACCAAGCGCATACTCGACTGGCTAAGCCTGCCCCTGATTCCGGTGCCCGACTCAACAGGAGGTCCCCTCCGGCTCATAAACCGGGACAGCCTGTTGCTTACCTGCCTTGATCAGGCCGTGAGCACCCTGACCAAACGGCTCGGCGGGGATATGGACGAGTGGCAATACGGCCAACGAGCCAACAAACACATCAGCCTGACGCACCCGCTCAGCGCACTCGTGAGCGAAGACGAGCGCAAACGCATCAACCTCGGCCCCATTCCACGCGGGGGCTACAGCGAAACCGTTAACAACACCGGCAACAACCTGAATCAGGAGCACGGGGCTTCGTTTCGGATTTTGGTGGATACCGAAGACTGGGACCGCACACTCGGTATCAACAGCCCCGGCCAATCGGGCGACCCGGCCAGTCCGCACTACCGCGATCTGTTCGAGCTGTGGGGACAAAATGGGTATTTCCCGGTCTTCTTCAGCCGGGAAAAGGTGAAAGCAGCCGCCGAAAAAACGACCGTGTTAAAGACAAATCGTTGA
- a CDS encoding peptidoglycan-binding protein: MIKTAFQNEISLDDALGRGSKGAAVRRLQEWLCLSALRFPAASVVVVIDGDFGPATERAVKNLQRALKTTPTGEVTPAFFEQITHPMRAAFGPVTTGNKLPNQLISTAKQHLLHRASELQTGAGQNLGPWVRAYCDGYDGSPFLWCMGFVQTVLDQVATANGRAFTSIIPQTLSCDVVAMAGSQNGRYIPNADIRKNPKLAKPGDLFLLRFTNTPDWFHTGLITEVDDDVFETIEGNTNEQSSNNGTAVFARVRNFRKATIDVYRTEGL, translated from the coding sequence ATGATTAAAACCGCTTTTCAGAACGAAATAAGCCTCGACGACGCCCTGGGCCGGGGTAGCAAGGGGGCTGCCGTCCGACGACTGCAGGAATGGCTCTGCCTGAGCGCCTTACGGTTTCCGGCGGCATCGGTCGTGGTGGTGATCGACGGAGATTTCGGGCCAGCCACCGAGCGCGCTGTCAAGAATCTGCAACGTGCCTTGAAAACCACGCCCACTGGTGAGGTAACGCCTGCATTTTTTGAACAGATCACCCACCCCATGCGGGCCGCTTTCGGGCCGGTTACGACGGGGAATAAACTCCCGAATCAGCTCATCTCCACTGCCAAACAACACCTGCTACACCGGGCCTCGGAGCTACAAACTGGCGCGGGTCAAAACCTTGGCCCCTGGGTGCGGGCCTACTGCGACGGGTACGACGGATCGCCGTTTTTGTGGTGCATGGGCTTTGTGCAGACCGTGCTGGATCAGGTGGCCACGGCCAACGGGCGGGCGTTTACAAGCATTATCCCCCAAACGCTCAGCTGCGATGTAGTGGCCATGGCGGGTAGCCAAAACGGTCGCTACATTCCGAACGCCGACATTCGAAAGAACCCTAAATTGGCGAAACCCGGCGATCTGTTTCTGCTTCGCTTTACCAACACCCCCGACTGGTTTCATACGGGCCTTATCACCGAGGTCGACGATGATGTATTTGAGACCATCGAGGGCAACACCAACGAGCAATCGTCCAACAACGGAACGGCCGTATTCGCGCGGGTTCGTAACTTTCGCAAAGCCACCATCGACGTTTACCGTACCGAAGGTCTGTAA